tattaaattattggatatattatttataaataataatattataatttattatttacaaataataaattttacaaaaatataaattatatgacaattaatttccattttccttttcaagttaGGATTCCTATAAGTAGATATAatcatatattaattaaaaaaatattttagtctttattttgaattttatattttaaattaatttaattaattattttttacataaaaataatttatgttatatatttcgataaataataaatttatttaataccTTTGCTAATTACAttactttttaacatttttaaaaataatatttttaattggatTGCAACTATTTTTCCTCAATTTAAACGTttgaagataaataaattttaaattttcttatcgGTGACCATATTCATTTTTCCTAAATTACATTGGATTATAGGTAATATGAtagataaaatgtttaaaattttgaaaaaaataattaaaaacattttttattttttattttttttaaaaaatgaaacttaaattatttttttaaaaataaataatatttaattttaactttgaatcaattttatctgataaattttaaattaaaaaatagttattttatttGCAAATTTAACCGTTTCAATCATACTtcgaaaactattttttagtaaaaagaataaaaaaaatatagagaaaaataagttatattttacaattaatcgatatcaattaattttcaagacaatttaaaattaagagaaataatttttaatcattatttaatgaaatataaaatagtagTTATTTGTAGactacaaattttatttattaatcataaatgataaaaaataatataagtttgaaaaaaaaatgacatcttTGAAGACcatgaatataataataatcacTATTTTTCACTTAAATTTGACCATGTAAAATGACGTGGCATAAGAGGATTAATTTGACCATGTTGTAAAATTTGACCATTATATGTTAATAAAAGAGAGATATTTGGCTGATTTTTAGCAAAAATAATTTGTCAAAATGTGAGAAAGGAAAGACTCATTTGGTTATGTTTTCttaaactcatttttaaaaattattttttaacttttagcttaaaaacggtttttaaaaacaattttcagaaATATAGTCAAACACTCCTATGtcctatgtttttattttgtttttaaaaacgggTGAAAACAActtcatttattctttaaaaaatattctctattttattttatttttaaaaattcttttcaaataatgataagtaaataatgttaaaattctatttttaaaaatagaaaactatttttaaatcttaCTAGgtcaaagtatttttcaaaattgaaattatatttgttataatatttggaggaaagtaattattttcttcttctaatcTTTAAAAAGGAATATATTTTTGGACtaaaaaagggcaaaaagattgaataaagaaagaaaaagacagtgTTAAAGACTCCAATGAATGTTAAAGGTGATTGTAGGTTATAGGAAGATCAAAGAAGACAACAATGGCGGAGTTACCTCTTCACATCATTGAGAACATACTCTTGAGATTACCAGTCAAGTCTCTGATCCGTTTCAGGTGCGTTTGCAAAGCTTGGCGCACATTAATTTCCCATCCCCATTTCGTTAGAAGTCACTTCCGACTACCACAAACCCAAGCTAGAACTCGGTTATGCATCATAGACTATAGCGAACGTGGCGACAATCATTCTATGGTAGTTCGAGCCTCTACCAAAGACTGTGAAGCATTTAGCGATAATGACGGTGGGTCATTggcttttgattatttatttgatattggAAAATTTAAACACGAAGTCGTTCTTCTGGATTCCTGTGATGGGTTATTGTGTATAGCTGATTTGGCGAATAAGATTGTCTTATGGAACCCATCTACCAGACAATTCAATCAATTACCACCAAATCCTAACGTTGTGGATTTTGTTGGTTGCCATGGATTTGGGTATGACTCCTCTGCCGATGACTACAAGATATTTGTTGTTTCCATGCTCGATCCTAACATTGAGACTGGTGGATGTTTTCTCGCTGAAATCcaataaatggaaaagaattcAGGAAAAACATCACACTAGGGTTGCGTACATATGTGCAACTGTTTTACGTGAGGCACTCCATTGGGTAGCTTATGATCCTTTCATGACTTTGATACAATCATggcttttgattttgaaaaggagCAGTTTCGGGAGCTAGCAATTCcgagagaagaagaagatctATATGTTAAGTTGAGGGTTGTAGGAGGATGCATTTGCGTACAGGGTTTTGAAGATCCAAGATGGATGTGGGTTATGAAAGAGTATGATGTTGACACATCTTGGACTTGGAGTAAGATGGCTTCCCCATATAACAGTCGTAGGAATAACTTGAATGAGGAATTTAAGCGTTTCTTGTTACACACACTGAATAATGAACATTTGTTGTTGGACAACAAGGAAAAACTAGTGTTGTTCGATCTAAACGAAAACACATATAAGAACATTATGCCTTACGGAGGGTGGTTCCAAGATGATGCTAACTTATACGTGGAGACTCTAGTTTCACCTCATCCATCCATCACTTTAAAGTGATACCATTCTATGATTAGTATGCTTATTTTCTAAGTTATAAATGATTGAtgacataatttaattttagatcTTTAGCCTTTGGCAAAATTAGAACCCGTTTGGtgattttatgaaatgtttccaatatttttaaaaagactgGTATAttaattcattcttttttttagagaaaaataaaaagggggTTGGTGTGGGGGGAAGCTAATAAATTAATAGTATCTACCAAATTAGGaaatgaaataatgataatgatatataaaaagatTGAG
This region of Vitis vinifera cultivar Pinot Noir 40024 chromosome 5, ASM3070453v1 genomic DNA includes:
- the LOC104879417 gene encoding F-box/kelch-repeat protein At3g23880, which produces MAELPLHIIENILLRLPVKSLIRFRCVCKAWRTLISHPHFVRSHFRLPQTQARTRLCIIDYSERGDNHSMVVRASTKDCEAFSDNDGGSLAFDYLFDIGKFKHEVVLLDSCDGLLCIADLANKIVLWNPSTRQFNQLPPNPNVVDFVGCHGFGYDSSADDYKIFVVSMLDPNIETGGCFLAEIQ